A genomic window from Motacilla alba alba isolate MOTALB_02 chromosome 2, Motacilla_alba_V1.0_pri, whole genome shotgun sequence includes:
- the GATAD1 gene encoding GATA zinc finger domain-containing protein 1, with protein sequence MPLGLKPTCSVCRSTSSSMWKKGGQGEILCNNCTARSAPPPPAAFATTSAAAAQHSNGGGGGGGGGGKQSKQEIHRRSARLRNTKYKSAPAAEKKVSTKGKGRRHIFKLKNPIKAPESVSTIITAESIFYKGVYYQIGDVVSVVDEQDGRTYYAQIRGFIQDQYCEKSAALTWLIPTQASPKDCFDPASYIIGPEEDLPRKMEYLEFVCHAPSEYFKSRSSPFPTVPTRPEKGYIWTHVGPTPAISIKETVANNL encoded by the exons ATGCCGCTGGGGCTGAAGCCCACCTGCAGCGTGTGCCGCAGCACGTCCTCCTCCATGTGGAAGAAGGGCGGGCAGGGCGAGATCCTGTGCAACAACTGCACGGCCCGctcggcgccgccgccccccgccgcctTCGCCACCACCTCGGCGGCCGCCGCCCAGCACAGCaacggcggcggcggcggcggcggcggcggcgggaagcAG AGCAAGCAGGAGATCCACCGCCGCTCCGCGCGGCTCCGGAACACCAAGTATAAGTCTGCGCCCGCCGCGGAGAAGAAGGTCTCCACGAAGGGCAAGGGCAGGAGGCACATCTTCAAGCTGAAAAAC CCCATCAAGGCTCCTGAGTCTGTGTCCACTATAATTACAGCAGAATCAATCTTTTATAAG GGTGTGTACTACCAAATTGGAGATGTTGTTTCGGTGGTTGATGAGCAGGATGGAAGAACATACTACGCTCAGATCCGTGGGTTTATTCAGGACCAATACTGTGAAAAGAGTGCTGCACTAACCTGGCTCATTCCTACACAAGCCAGCCCCAAAGACTGTTTTGACCCAGCATCCTATATCATAG gacCAGAAGAAGATCTCCcaagaaaaatggaatatttaGAATTTGTTTGTCATGCACCTTCGGAATATTTCAAATCTCGATCATCTCCCTTCCCTACTGTTCCTACAAGGCCAGAGAAGGGCTATATATGGACTCATGTGGGACCTACTCCTGCAATCTCCATTAAAGAAACTGTagcaaataatttataa